GCTACTGCTGATTGCGATCAATGCTTTTTTTGTCACAGCAGAATTTTCGCTGGTGACGGTGCGGCGATCGCGTATTCACCAACTTGTCAAGGCTGGTGACATTCCGGCGATCGCTGTTGAGGGATTGCAACGCAGTATCGATAGACTGCTATCTACCACCCAGTTAGGCATCACTCTTTCTAGTTTGGCGCTGGGATGGATTGGAGAAAATTCTATTGTTGTGTTGGTAAATGCATGGCTCAAATCTTTGCCTCTTCCAGCAGGGTGGAATAATTTGAGCGCTCATTCGCTATCAATTCCCATCGCCTTTTTTTTGATAGCTTATCTGCAAATTGTTTTAGGAGAGCTGTGTCCCAAATCAGTGGCTATGCTGTACTCAGAACAGCTGGCGCGGTTTTTGGGGCCTTCAGTCAAAGCGATCGTCCGCTTTTTCCGTCCCTTCATCTGGATTCTCAACCAATCAACCCGTTGGTTGTTGCGACTTTTTGGCATTGAATACACAGGCCAAAGTTGGAGGCCACCTGTGACTCCTGAGGAGTTGCAGCTAATTATCTCTACCGAACGCGAATCTACAGGTTTACAGCTTTCAGAGCGAGAACTGCTCAATAACATCTTTGAGTTTGGGGATGTCACAGCCCAAGATGTGATGATTCCCCGCACCAGTATTACAGCTTTGTCTAGAGACGCTTCTTTTCAGACCTTACTCCAGGAAATGACATCTACTGGTCACTCCCGCTATCCCATCATTGGAGAATCTTTAGACGACATTCGCGGCATTGTTTACTTCAAAGATTTAGCACAACCCTTAGCTTTAGGAAAGCTAACCCCAGAAACACAAATCAAACCTTGGATACGTCCGGCTCGGTTTGTACCAGAACACACGCCCTTAAGTGAACTCTTGCCGATGATGCAGCAAGAGAAACCCGCTATGGTGATGGTAGTGAATGAATTTGGCGCTACTGTTGGACTGGTAACGCTCCAGGATGTGATAGCCGAAATTATTGGCAATGCAGGCGAATCTGAGAGCGCTGATGATTTACTCATCCAGATGTTAGACAAACAAACATTTTTGGTGCAAGCCCAGATTAATCTAGAAGACCTCAACGAGGTTTTGCATCTTAATTTGCCTCTCACGAAGGAATATCAAACGCTGGGAGGTTTTTTGCTGTACCAATTCCAGAAAATGCCCGCCAAAGGCGAAACCTTTACCTATGAAAATATCAAATTCACAGTTGTTTCAGTCGTCGGGCCACGGCTGCATCAAATCCAACTGCAACGATTGGAGGATAGGGGGATAGGGGGATAGGGGGATAGGGGGATAGGGGGATATTATATAATATCTGTACTCCCCATCTCCCCTGCTCCCCATCTCCCCTGCTCCCCTGCTCCCCTGCTCCCCATCACCCCATCTCCCTATAAACCAGTGGATCAATCAGTCCCAATTCACTAAAAGCTGCAAGTCGCAAGCGACAAGAATCACACACACCGCAAGCAACATCCCCGCCAGCATAACAAGACCAAGTTAGCTCCCAAGGGACTCCTAATTGGTTGCCAAGTTGGATAATTTCGGTTTTTTTCAGGTTAATTAGAGGTGTAACAATGGTAATGGGTTTACCCTCGCGTCCTTGTTTGGTTCCTAGCCGGAAAACTTCTTGCATCGCCTGGATATAGTCGGGACGGCAATCTGGATATCCAGAGTAATCTAAGGCATTAACGCCAATATAGACACGCTCAGCAGCGATCGCTTCGGCGTAGCCCAGAGCAAAGCTTAAAAAGATGGTATTGCGTGCAGGCACGTAGGTCACAGGAATATTTTGCGACATTTGATCTAAGGAACGCTCTTGAGGTAGAGCGATCGCATCATCTGTAAGTGCTGAACCACCCCATTGGCGTAAGTCAAAATTAACTACCTGATGTTGTACCACCCCAGCTTTTTGTGCGACTGAGAAAGCTGACTGTAACTCTCTGCGGTGTCGCTGCTGATAATCAAAACAAATGGTGTGGCACTCATGACCATCAGTTTTTGCTTGATATAAAACTGTAGAAGAGTCCAATCCGCCAGATAACAGAATTACAGCTTTCATCTCGGTTTCAAATTTGGGATTTCCCATCGCTAAACGACACTTAAACAAGATACCAGGGGAGCAATATCAAATCTCTTCCTCTAGCATTGTCATTTCTAAGGGTTTATACTCTTATTTTGCTAGCAAATTATATTATTTACTACCAGTACTATTCAAAAAATAGACAGCGCTAACTGTGGAAATTGCAGATAATTATGCAAAAATTATTTGAGTACTTCAGCAGTCGCAACTCCAAATGAATCCTTTTTTCATGCAAATTTATCAGTGTAATCTTTGAGATTTTTTGTGATTTTACTGACAAAAAAATATTAATTTTCAATGATGTCAATTAGATGTACATTCCAGTAATTAATAACCCAACAGTCTTTTGAGAGTTTTCACTTAGGTTTTACTGAGTTTCAAAAGTTAATAAAAAAACACATGGCATTTGATGTTAGGAGTAAAAAACTGATCAATTTACAGCTCAAGATCCAAAAGATAGCCAAATTGCGGGAACTGATTGCAAACTTTGAAATTCTTCATAAACAGAGCCTCTATGTTACCATCTGGATGGTTTTAGACGGATCGTAACTGGGTGTTAAGTATAAACGCCAACGGCCGTAGCGTCTCTAAATTTGGTGGTTGAGGAGAGAACAATAGTGCAAAATAGCATGTCAGTGGCAGAACCAAATTCATATACACAGCGCAATCAACCAAGACCGATTCGCATAGGCGTGATCGGAGTGGGTAACATGGGACAACATCATGTCCGCGTATTGAGTTCAATGAAAGATGTTGAACTGGTTGGCGTGGCAGATATTAATGTCGAACGAGGCTTAGAAACCGCCAGCAAATACAAGGTGCGTTTTTTTGAAGATTACTGTGACCTACTGCCCCATGTAGAAGCAGTTTGCGTCGCTGTTCCCACACGGCTGCATTATGCTGTGGGTATTAACTGTCTATTGGCAGGAATTCATGTTTTGATTGAAAAGCCGATTGCTGCCAGTATTTCAGAGGCAGAATCGCTAGTAAATGCTGCGGCTGAGTCTCAATGCATCCTACAAGTAGGTCACATTGAGCGCTTCAATCCCGCATTTAGGGAATTGAGCCAAGTGCTAAAAACTGAGGAACTTCTGGCGCTAGAAGCTCACCGGATGAGTCCTTACTCGGATCGAGCGAACGATGTTTCGGTTGTACTGGATTTAATGATCCATGACATTGATTTGCTGCTGGAATTAGCCGCCTCTCCAGTAGTGAAATTGACAGCAAGCGGTACTCGTGCGTTGGACTCCGGTTATTTGGATTATGTGACTGCTACCTTGGGGTTTGCCAATGGCATTGTTGCTACTTTAACTGCCAGCAAAGTCACTCATCGGAAAATCCGTCGCATTGTTGCTCATTGTAAAAATTCCTTTACTGAGGCAGATTTTCTTAAGAATGAGATTTTGATTCATCGACAAACAAATGCTAACTCTTTGACCGACCATCGACAAGTGCTTTACAGGCAGGATGGTTTGATTGAGAAAGTCTATACCAGCAACATTCAACCCCTGAGTGCAGAATTAGAACATTTTGTCAACTGCGTACATGGTGGCAATCAACCTTCTGTAGGTGGTGAACAAGCTCTTAAAGCGCTGAGATTGGCAAGTTTAATTGAGCAGATGGCTTTGGAAGAGCGGGTTTGGAACCCATTAGACTGGCAAACTGAACCAAGAGTGCAATCATTGACCCCGACAGTCTAGAAGGGATTGGGGACTGGTGACTGGGGACTGGGGAATAGGAAAATCTTTCCCCATGCCCAATTACCAATTACCAATTACCAATTACCAATTACCAATTACCAATTACCAATTCCCAATTCCCAATTCCCAATCCCCAACACATAAAAGTTATTTTGTCTCCAGCGAGCGGGGATAATTAAATTTTGAGATAGCTAAGGCTAAATTTAGCAACGAGACTAGTACCGCAATTTCAGGAATCAACTCGATGCTCGAATGGATAACTAATACCATCCAAATCTGGAATTATTGGGGAATTGCTCTGTTGATGTTTTTAGAGAACCTCTTCCCCCCTATTCCTTCAGAATTGATCATGCCACTGGCAGGATTTACAGCAAGTCCATATCAACCAGGAGGGGCAAAGCTCAACGTTTTTGGCGTATTTTTTGCTGGGCTTTTGGGTTCTGTACTAGGCGCACTCATCTGGTACTATCCAGGTAAGTTTTTGAGCGAAAGCCGCTTAAAAGCTTTGGCTGATAAATATGGCAAATGGATATCTATATCTAGCAAAGACATAACTAAAGCCACACGCTGGTTTAACTCTCAAGGTAGAAAAGCGGTTCTCCTTGGTCGCCTTGTCCCAGGAATCCGTACCGTAATTTCCGTACCTGCGGGCATTAGCAATATGCCTTTAGTACCATTTCTATTTTATACAACTTTGGGTAGCGCTGCTTGGGTAGGTTTGTTAACATACTCAGGGTACGTATTGGGTAGCCAGTATGAACTTGTGGACAAGTACCTAGCCCCTGTATCTAAAATCGTGCTTGGGATTTTGGTTCTCGCATTTGTTGGCTGGATACTCAAACGTCGGCGAAAACGCCCTAAAAGCTGAAAAATAGGCGCTTTTAGTTTGAACGTGGGGGGGGTTACATCTGATCAAAATTCGCCTACACTATGCCAAATAATGCTGTAGCTGCGATCGCCTAATTTGCATTTGGCGTATTTGTAGCTACACTTGACAAAAAAAATAATTTCTGGTATCACGCATGTTTGGTTAAGATGAGTACGATAATTTTTTACTGTTGAGTAAGGACTAGGAGCTTTCATGACAGACCAACCTTCCGCCGCTACCCCAATGAATGCCGCTGCTATACCTCTAAATAGAGTCTCAGCGTCTACCCCTATCAACACTACTGCTATTAAGCCTGCTGGCAATTTGAGCAAATCCATTCTCAGTGTTGATTTAGGCAGAACTTCCACAAAGACTTGCGTCAGCCGCGAACCAAGTAGTGTGGTGTTTGTACCTGCCAATGTGAAGAAAATGTCCATCGAACAGGTACGCGGTGGAGTTTTTGAAGCTCGCGCTACTGACCCATTAATGGATCTGTGGTTGGAGTATCAAGGCAATGGCTACGCTGTTGGTCAACTAGCAGCAGATTTTGGGGCGAATTTAGGAGTCGGCCAATCTAAGGTAGAAGATGCACTAATCAAAGTGTTGGGGAGTGCCGGCTACTTCAAACTCAAAGATGATATTTCAGTCGTACTAGGTCTACCTTTCCTCTCCTTAGAGCAATTTGAAAAGGAAAAAGCACAGCTGATTAGCCAGGTAACTGGCCCTCATGTGTTAAACTTCCGAGGTGAATCTTTATCACTGAACGTAACTAAGGTTTGGGTGATGCCAGAAGGCTATGGCAGTCTTTTATGGTCTGAAGCTCAACCTAAAAAAGGCCCGAATAGTCCCGACTTTACAAAAATATCGGTGGCAATTGTAGATATCGGACATCAAACAATTGACTTTTTGATGGTGGATAACTTCCGCTTTGCACGAGGTGCTTCTAAGAGTGAAGACTTCGGTATGAACAAGTTTTATGAACTAGTGGCCGCAGAAATCGAGGGAGCAGATAGCCAATCTTTAGCATTGATTTCTGCTGTCAACAAAATCAAGGGTGAACGCTTCTACCGTCCCAAAGGCGTTAGCAAGCCTACCAACCTTGATGACTTTCTTCCCAACCTCACAGAGCAGTTTTCTCGCGAAATTTGTAACCGTGTGCTAGCCTGGTTGCCAGAGCGCGTTACCGATGTGGTTCTCACTGGTGGTGGTGGTGAATTCTTTTGGGAAGACTTGCAACGTCTGCTTAAGGACGCTCAAATTAATGCCCATTTAGCCGCACCTTCTCGGCAGGCTAATACTTTGGGGCAGTATATTTATGGAGAGGCGCAATTGTCCGCCGCTCGCGCTGCTAGGGCATAAAACTAATGTTCCAATGGTCAAAAAAGGTAGTTAAATCGGTCACGTTCAACCCCGGAGTTGCGGATGAAAGCTTGTTAGCGGTTGTAGAAAGCCATTTGGAGCAACAACCAGACAAAACTTTCAGCGACCTCTGTAAAGAAGCCCTATGGCAATCTTTATGTGTACCGGAATCTGTAAAACCTGCGCCCAAAATGACGATGCCAGAGTCGGTTGAACAAAAAATCGAACAACTGCAACGTCAAGTGGCTGACCTAGAGGAACGTTTTTTTGCTAAGGGAACTAATCGTTTGGAGGCGATGGAACGCCATATTTTGCAATTGACGCAACAAATGGCCCATCTGGCAATTATGGTCAATGAGCGCTCCATCATTCAGCCTCCAACGACATCAGCACCAGCAATGGAAGCAGTCAATAATACTTACGTTGCTGACCCTGTGGAAGAGGTTGACCCAGTCATCAGCCGCCTAAGTCAGTTTCTTGATGACTTTTAAAGAATAATGAGGCTGTTAAGTATCTTTTGCTTTTATTGGCAGTCCTTAATAGTAAATAATACTAAGAATTCTTAATATTTATATACTTGGCAATCCTTAATAGTATTTCCTATTAAGGATTAATAATATTTATATATTGTATAAAATGCGATCGCGCTTTATCAAATAGATACAAATATCTTAACAACTGACAAATAATAATATTCGATTGTAATTTTTCGTAGCTGACAGTTATCAAAAGCCAGCGCCGTGGTGTTAGGGCAGCGTTAGCAGAGCATGGTTTCCTGACAGCTGCGCGACTAGCGTTCATCAGTCAAAAGCTAATAACTTCAAGCCGTTATTTTTTCTTCGAGTTACTTAATATGGTTAATTGCTAGTTCAAACTATTACTTAAAATTTATTTTTCAATATAAGCAGGCACGTAAGCAGTTATTAAGAGCCTAATAAAAATTTATTGCAAAAGTAGGCAGTATTTTGGTAAAAATACTGAAGGCAGTAAAGCACACACACAAAGACAATTCAAGTGCAATATGCCAACTGGCAGAATTACTGAAATGGTGTTATCAGGAGAATTGAGGATGCAATATACCAAGTGGCAGAAACCCCGTAGTATCGCGCAGACTATTAGTACTTTTTTACTAGTGGGATTTTCGTCTACTTACTTCCATCTACAGTTGGCATCAGCGTGTACGCAAGTTTACTCGCTTTGGTCTGACTCTGATAGACCCACTTTTGTGGACAGTGATGACAAGCCTGTAGAACTAGGGGTGAAGTTCCGTACTGATGTGGACGGGGAGATTACCGCCATCCGATTCTACCGAGCCGTGCCGATTGATAGTGGCTACACGGTTAGCTTATGGAGTGCAACAGGTCAATTGCTACGTTCAGGAGTAGCCGTCGAAGGACAAAGTCCAACTCCAGGCTGGCAAACAATCGACCTCTATCCACCAGTCCCTATCAAAGCAAACCAATTCTATACTGCCTCCTACTATGCAAGTAAGGGAAGGTACACAGTAACCGAAAACTTTTTCACTAACACTGGGGTTGATAACGGCCCACTGCACGCACTGCGAGATGGTGAACACGGCACTAGTGGTGTATACACTTACAGCCTCGGAGGTGGCTTCCCGACACAGTCCTATCATGGTAGTAATTACTGGGTTGATGTCAAGTTTAAAACTACCTCTAATGATCATTAGAACAGCGATTCATTAATCCCAAAAACCCAGTTTATGCAACGGGTAAGCTTTAGATTTCGTTGGCTCAATGAGAATAACCCAGTCTTTCCCTCACAATTTTGAATACTGAATCGGTGTTCTACTACTTGAAAAA
Above is a window of Nostoc sp. UHCC 0702 DNA encoding:
- a CDS encoding plasmid segregation centromere-binding protein ParR; this encodes MFQWSKKVVKSVTFNPGVADESLLAVVESHLEQQPDKTFSDLCKEALWQSLCVPESVKPAPKMTMPESVEQKIEQLQRQVADLEERFFAKGTNRLEAMERHILQLTQQMAHLAIMVNERSIIQPPTTSAPAMEAVNNTYVADPVEEVDPVISRLSQFLDDF
- a CDS encoding DUF4082 domain-containing protein, giving the protein MQYTKWQKPRSIAQTISTFLLVGFSSTYFHLQLASACTQVYSLWSDSDRPTFVDSDDKPVELGVKFRTDVDGEITAIRFYRAVPIDSGYTVSLWSATGQLLRSGVAVEGQSPTPGWQTIDLYPPVPIKANQFYTASYYASKGRYTVTENFFTNTGVDNGPLHALRDGEHGTSGVYTYSLGGGFPTQSYHGSNYWVDVKFKTTSNDH
- a CDS encoding ParM/StbA family protein, which produces MTDQPSAATPMNAAAIPLNRVSASTPINTTAIKPAGNLSKSILSVDLGRTSTKTCVSREPSSVVFVPANVKKMSIEQVRGGVFEARATDPLMDLWLEYQGNGYAVGQLAADFGANLGVGQSKVEDALIKVLGSAGYFKLKDDISVVLGLPFLSLEQFEKEKAQLISQVTGPHVLNFRGESLSLNVTKVWVMPEGYGSLLWSEAQPKKGPNSPDFTKISVAIVDIGHQTIDFLMVDNFRFARGASKSEDFGMNKFYELVAAEIEGADSQSLALISAVNKIKGERFYRPKGVSKPTNLDDFLPNLTEQFSREICNRVLAWLPERVTDVVLTGGGGEFFWEDLQRLLKDAQINAHLAAPSRQANTLGQYIYGEAQLSAARAARA
- a CDS encoding HlyC/CorC family transporter, which encodes MSGFPSIIWTDVGLRLLSVLLLIAINAFFVTAEFSLVTVRRSRIHQLVKAGDIPAIAVEGLQRSIDRLLSTTQLGITLSSLALGWIGENSIVVLVNAWLKSLPLPAGWNNLSAHSLSIPIAFFLIAYLQIVLGELCPKSVAMLYSEQLARFLGPSVKAIVRFFRPFIWILNQSTRWLLRLFGIEYTGQSWRPPVTPEELQLIISTERESTGLQLSERELLNNIFEFGDVTAQDVMIPRTSITALSRDASFQTLLQEMTSTGHSRYPIIGESLDDIRGIVYFKDLAQPLALGKLTPETQIKPWIRPARFVPEHTPLSELLPMMQQEKPAMVMVVNEFGATVGLVTLQDVIAEIIGNAGESESADDLLIQMLDKQTFLVQAQINLEDLNEVLHLNLPLTKEYQTLGGFLLYQFQKMPAKGETFTYENIKFTVVSVVGPRLHQIQLQRLEDRGIGG
- a CDS encoding Gfo/Idh/MocA family oxidoreductase, whose protein sequence is MQNSMSVAEPNSYTQRNQPRPIRIGVIGVGNMGQHHVRVLSSMKDVELVGVADINVERGLETASKYKVRFFEDYCDLLPHVEAVCVAVPTRLHYAVGINCLLAGIHVLIEKPIAASISEAESLVNAAAESQCILQVGHIERFNPAFRELSQVLKTEELLALEAHRMSPYSDRANDVSVVLDLMIHDIDLLLELAASPVVKLTASGTRALDSGYLDYVTATLGFANGIVATLTASKVTHRKIRRIVAHCKNSFTEADFLKNEILIHRQTNANSLTDHRQVLYRQDGLIEKVYTSNIQPLSAELEHFVNCVHGGNQPSVGGEQALKALRLASLIEQMALEERVWNPLDWQTEPRVQSLTPTV
- a CDS encoding DedA family protein, which codes for MLEWITNTIQIWNYWGIALLMFLENLFPPIPSELIMPLAGFTASPYQPGGAKLNVFGVFFAGLLGSVLGALIWYYPGKFLSESRLKALADKYGKWISISSKDITKATRWFNSQGRKAVLLGRLVPGIRTVISVPAGISNMPLVPFLFYTTLGSAAWVGLLTYSGYVLGSQYELVDKYLAPVSKIVLGILVLAFVGWILKRRRKRPKS
- a CDS encoding alpha/beta hydrolase → MGTGDWGLGNRKIFPHAQLPITNYQLPITNYQLPIPNSQFPIPNT
- the queC gene encoding 7-cyano-7-deazaguanine synthase QueC, encoding MKAVILLSGGLDSSTVLYQAKTDGHECHTICFDYQQRHRRELQSAFSVAQKAGVVQHQVVNFDLRQWGGSALTDDAIALPQERSLDQMSQNIPVTYVPARNTIFLSFALGYAEAIAAERVYIGVNALDYSGYPDCRPDYIQAMQEVFRLGTKQGREGKPITIVTPLINLKKTEIIQLGNQLGVPWELTWSCYAGGDVACGVCDSCRLRLAAFSELGLIDPLVYREMG